In Pseudomonas sp. GCEP-101, one DNA window encodes the following:
- the dapF gene encoding diaminopimelate epimerase: protein MNFVKYQALGNDYLVYAGDAPFALTAAQIGRVCDRHHGIGSDGILLAHHTDAAFGLRILNPDGSEAEKSGNGLRIFSRYLWDCGLVAGQPFDIVTAGGTVTSQVSDEGRTVEVSMGRAEFACAKIPVLIDAPEALDYPLEIDGVALKINAVSMGNPHCVVFVEQTSRELACRLGPLLERHPLFPRRTNVQFVQWLSRSALRVEIWERGAGYTLSSGTSSCAAASVARKLGLCDERIDLQLAGGRLAIRVEDDFQVTMRGAVQRVAGIDLDPEAFADLG, encoded by the coding sequence ATGAACTTCGTGAAATACCAGGCCCTGGGCAACGACTATCTGGTGTACGCCGGCGACGCGCCGTTCGCCCTTACGGCCGCGCAGATCGGCCGGGTCTGCGACCGCCACCACGGCATCGGCTCCGATGGCATCCTTCTCGCCCATCACACCGACGCCGCCTTCGGCCTGCGCATCCTCAACCCCGACGGCTCGGAAGCGGAAAAGAGCGGCAACGGCCTGCGCATCTTCTCCCGCTACCTGTGGGACTGCGGACTGGTCGCCGGGCAGCCGTTCGACATCGTCACCGCCGGCGGCACCGTCACCAGCCAGGTGTCCGACGAGGGCCGCACCGTGGAGGTGTCCATGGGCCGCGCCGAGTTCGCCTGCGCGAAGATCCCGGTGCTGATCGACGCCCCCGAGGCGCTGGACTATCCCCTGGAAATCGACGGCGTGGCGCTGAAGATCAACGCCGTGTCCATGGGCAACCCGCACTGCGTGGTGTTCGTCGAGCAGACCAGCCGTGAGCTGGCCTGCCGCCTCGGACCGCTGCTGGAACGCCACCCGCTGTTCCCCCGGCGCACCAACGTGCAGTTCGTCCAGTGGCTGTCGCGCAGCGCCTTGCGCGTGGAAATCTGGGAGCGCGGCGCCGGCTATACGCTCTCCTCGGGCACCAGCAGCTGCGCCGCGGCGTCGGTGGCGCGCAAGCTCGGCCTGTGCGATGAACGCATCGACCTGCAACTGGCCGGCGGCCGCCTGGCGATCCGCGTCGAGGACGACTTCCAGGTGACCATGCGCGGCGCCGTGCAGCGGGTCGCCGGCATCGACCTGGACCCGGAAGCCTTCGCCGACCTCGGCTGA